The following are from one region of the Deltaproteobacteria bacterium genome:
- a CDS encoding helix-turn-helix transcriptional regulator encodes MTKVSELHREWSKAPEYREAYDRLEPEFALARMLIEARRRAALTQAELAERMETTQSVVARLESGRIQPSTRTLERIARATGTRLRISFDPA; translated from the coding sequence ATGACCAAGGTATCGGAACTGCACAGGGAATGGAGCAAGGCCCCCGAGTACCGGGAGGCATATGATCGTCTCGAGCCGGAGTTCGCGTTGGCGCGCATGCTGATCGAGGCCCGCAGGCGCGCCGCGCTGACCCAGGCCGAGTTGGCTGAACGTATGGAGACGACACAGTCGGTCGTGGCCCGGCTGGAGAGCGGCCGCATCCAGCCGTCGACCCGGACCCTGGAGAGGATCGCCCGCGCCACGGGCACCAGGCTTCGGATCAGCTTCGACCCGGCGTGA
- a CDS encoding type II toxin-antitoxin system RelE/ParE family toxin produces MTWTVATLNKTVDAELHALPHDMRARFVRICQLISAVGLERMDAPHVRHLTGPLWEMRMSGRDGTSRALYVTARNRRVVVVRAFLKKTRRTPKREIELALRRAGEILP; encoded by the coding sequence ATGACATGGACCGTCGCGACCCTCAACAAGACCGTGGATGCGGAGTTGCATGCGTTGCCGCACGATATGCGGGCGCGCTTCGTGCGCATCTGCCAGTTGATCTCCGCGGTCGGCCTCGAACGCATGGACGCGCCCCATGTCAGGCACCTTACCGGCCCGCTATGGGAAATGCGCATGAGCGGCCGTGACGGGACATCGCGGGCGCTCTATGTCACGGCCAGGAACAGACGGGTGGTCGTGGTGCGCGCATTTCTCAAGAAGACGCGGCGGACACCAAAACGTGAGATTGAATTGGCGCTCAGGCGCGCAGGGGAGATACTGCCATGA